Part of the Oncorhynchus masou masou isolate Uvic2021 chromosome 18, UVic_Omas_1.1, whole genome shotgun sequence genome, TCTGACGAAGGCTTTGGAACTGAGAGCGGGACACAATAATGAAAATACTTTTATTTATTGTCTTTTGCCAAAATTATAATAGTTTCAACTGAATTCAAATGAATAGTTCTATTTGAATTGTGAACCGGGGGTCTGTACCTCTGGGTGGTGCTGGTGTGGACGTTGGGGCCCTCCCAAGAGAAGGTGGGCGAGAGGTGCTGACATACTGGTGATCACTGTCCAAGTCCAGCTTCCTCTTCACCTGAAACAAGTTATGGGGGGGGGACAAAGGTAAAAAGTTAGTGTGGATGCTACAGATCATTCTTTCTCACACAGGCACACTTTCTGTAGTCATTGTACAGGGATAACTTTACATCATATTCCCGCCCTAGCCAACACCCATATGAAAATGGTCAACTAGCTACCTACCGGAGGTCGTCCCAGAGTTGGCCGTCGCTGGTCCTGGACCACATCCGCAGGGCCTTGGGGGGTAGCGAACAGGAGGATCTCTCCAGTGTTGCTGGGTACAGCTGAGTTTAAGCCCACATTGCTGGGGGTAGAAATTATGACTATCTGGTGGTTCTCTGATAGGTCAATACTCCCAGCATTCAAAAGAGACTCAAAGTCTGCCAAAAGATCCTCCGACGTCTGACCTGATACTAGTGCCTCTGACATGGCACACACAGCCGGAGTGCTCTAGTCCCCTAAATTGTCTTTTGTGGCAGAATTCAAGTCTAAAGGCTTGATATGCTACTTTCAGCACCTTCTGACACAACTCATCTCTAATTTGGGAGAATAATAGTGCAAACGTATTAGAAGAGTTGGTTTACAAATACTGATGTTAAGCATGTCTACTATTAGCATTAGCTTACTGACAGTCAAGCTTCAACAACTAAAACTCACAAAATCAAAAATGCATGGTAATGCTTCCTCACAATTAGCCAGCTATAAAATAACCTTAGAGACAGTTGTTGCGCTTTGACAGCTACAAACTGTAGTTACAGTCCGTAGCTATACAAGATAAAACGTTATATTGAATAATTTATCTATAGtttacaaaagtgaaataaacatgcATCAATGTTAGCTAGCGTGCTAACTCACTGCTAGCTTTTCTATGCAATCTCTTGTTTTCATCTTTACAATGAGAGTGCGGTGAGGCCTGGCCACATCTATCAACTACTTTCCCTTTGTTAATTGCTAATTCGCTACCTAACGTTGGTTGACATCAAAATCACGTTCATTTGGTACAGTTTGTAAACACAACTCATCATTTGCTTACTGTGTTGCTAGCAAGCAGAGTTCCTTGAAAACTTAGCTACTCTAGTTAGCTACCTAGCTGGTATTGTTAGCCAAGAAAAGTGGTTGTGTTCGCTTCGGGGTTAGGATGGGACAGAAGACACAAGCCAATTCAGTTTCAGACTAAATGTACCAGCAACATATTAGCTACAAACAAATCAGGAACCTAAATAGTTTGTATTCTTCCTAACGCAATATTGCACTAACCTGAACTTTTAGTTTAGCTACCTTGGACGAATAACTGGATTTATTACGCATCCTTTCAAATGACAATTAGGGCACCTTAGaatgctagctagcttgctgcaGTAACGTTACCAGCCAACTCAGTTCTTCACCATCTCGTTTGGTCAGCATACCGAGGAACCAATCCGACAAAACCGAAATAATGGCAAATAATTCCCCcacaaaaaaaaatctacataTCCTATAAACAAATGATATGGATCATCTTGTTGATCACCTTGACTGAAGTACATCCATAAAAGTTGTCATCTGAGCGCCAAACCGattgtgttattgttgttattgttccaGCTGATCAGAACAAGTGTTGAGGTTTACGCGCCAAATATTTTTGCCGCGAAACTTGCACGTGCATGAAAATCACGATTTCAATTGGTTGGGCGAAAGCGTCCCTCTGACGTCAGAATTTCCGAGACTTGTCATTGGCTCCCATGAAATGCCACTCTCTGTGATGCCACGCTTTTCATTGTTatgaatgggaaaacatgtttttggctAATAAATAAACTGTGAGAAAGTGTACCTTTGAATATGTCATAAGTGATTTGATTAGCTTATTCTTTGGTAACTATTTTGTGAAGCAAATCGAGAGGGGAGATGAATGAGTTAACGTCTGACTTGGGATCAGCCTTTCCTACCCGAATCCAAAACCAAAAATATGACAAAAACTGTTGTAACTGGCCCTGGACCAGCTGTTGGGCAGAGAGAATCCGCCTACATAACGTTATCGGCTACGCAGTCATATTCATCGAAAGCCTACACACAGAAGAACTACAAGATGGCGCAGGCTATATTTGAAGTCCTGGAAGGTATCGACACATTGATCATATACCACGCTTTTAATTTAACAACATATGAATGTGTTGTAAGACAACTTTTTCTAGAAAAAGTGAGGTTATTTTGGGTTATCTGGGAGGTGTAATTATGGTAATGCATTTGGTAAAGCACAATTTGTATTATAATAATCGATGCCAGAGAACTAGCTAGTTATCATTTCGTTGAGTAAATTTGGATAATTTTGCATTTGTTCTTTAAATTTGCTTATGGTAATGTATAGCTATTTCTTTTGTTTGGGGATTTTTTGAGAAGAGGGAGTATGTCGCATTGAAACAACAGCCACTTGCGCTAGCTTCAACCCACTGAGAGGCTGCTTGTTGTCAAAATAGCAGTAGCGCACCAATCCTATTTTATTTTGTTCCTGTCGTATTATGGTATATCATCACCATGATCTGCACCGTTCTGACCTCCAGATCTATTATTCTCTTCTAGGGATGGACAACCAGACAGTCCTGGCTGTCCAGTCTCTGTTGGATGGCCAGGGAGGTGTCCCTGACCCAAACAACCAGAACATCTCAGGCTCATCTGCCATTCAGGCAATGGGTGTGTACTTCCCTTTTATCCACTTAATTGTTGTCTCTCTGCAATTTCTATTGTGTTGATTGGAGAACTAGGTACTACAGTAACTCAAAACAAGGATCCATTCTGTTTCTACACTGATTGCAGTTTAAATATGGAAGGgtggatacagtgccttcagaaagtattcatactcttgattccacattttgttgtgttaaagctTGAATTCAAAGTATATGTTTTGtctcactcatctacacacaataccccataatgacaaagtgaaaatgaaaatgaaatacagaaatctcattttacataagtattcagagtcaatacatgttagaatcacatttggcagtgtTTACAggtaagtctttaagagctttgcacacctggattgtacaatatttgcacattattctttaaaaaattcttcaagctctgccaATTTGGATGCTAGACATCCATTTTCAATTCTTGCCATAGACTTTCAAGACGatttttaagtcaaaactgtaactaggctccTCTGGAACATTTCGTATCATCTCCAGTTTATAATTAaccttgtattttaggttattgtctacCAATGTCTGTTGGAAAGTAAATTGAACCAGCTATTCCTCTAGGGTTTTGCCTGTACTTAGCTCTTCTGTTTCTTTTTAGcataaaaaaactccctagttctTGCCGATAACAAACATACCTATTACATGGTGCAACCACCACCATGACAATATGGAGATTGGTACTTGTTGtgttgaatttgccccaaacataatgctttgtattcaggacaaagttaGTTTCTTGGCCAAGTTTTttccagttttactttagtgccctattgcaaacaggatgtatgttttggaatatttttttattctgtatgtaacagtacagcttccgtccctctcctcgcccctatctggtctcgaaccagggaccctctgcacacatcaacaacagccaccctcgaagcatcattacccatcgctccacaaaagccacggcccttgcagagcaaggggaacaactacttcaaggtctgagcgagtgacgtcaccgattgaaacgctattagcgcgcaccaccgctaactagctagtcatttCGCATCGGTTACTTGTACACACTTCcatattttcactctgtcatttaggttagtgttgtggagtaactacaatgttgttgatccatcctcaattttcttctatcacagccattaaactcgaACTGTTTtatagtcaccattggcctcttggtgaaatccctgagcgggttcctttctctccagcaactgagttaggaaggacacctgtatctttgtagtgactgggtgtattgatacaccatccaaaatgtaattaataactttaccatgctcaaagagatattaAATGTcgggtttatatatatatatatatatctttttttacacatctaccaataggtgtgtTTCTTTGTGAGGCTTTGGCAAAcaaccctggtctttgtggttgaatctgtgtttgaaattcactgcttgactgggggaccttacagatcgtttatatgtgtggggtacagagatgaggtagtcattcaaaaatcatgttaaacaatattattgcacacagtgagtccgtgcaacttatgtgacttgttcatCATATTTTTACTCCGggacataattccactttgacattatggggtatagtgtgcaGGCTAGTGTCttaacatctacatttaatcaattttaaattcaggctgtaatgcaTCAAAAtatggagaaagtcaaggggtgtggatactttctgaaggtactgtatattCCCAATTGTCCTCTACAGATGATGAAGATGTCTTTCTTTGTGGGAAGTGCAAGAAACAGTTCAACTCATTGCCTGCCTTTATGACCCACAAGCGAGAGCAGTGCCAGTCCAATGCCCCTtccctgtctacagtatcacTGGCATCTAGTAATGCCTACACCCCTGTGCCCTCCATTAGCTCTGTGCCACAGACCCCCAACAGACAGGTGGGTACAGCACTACTGGCTTATGAcatatgtttttgttgttgatcaCTTAGTCTTTTCCCACACCATGAGTCTGGCAAGATAAACCAGTTACCTATCTCCTGTACTTACTCCCAGCCCATACAGTATCATAGTATGCACCAGAACAATAATTCACCTGCAATGTAAATGCAATAATGCAGCCTTCCTTTTTTCTTTGTTTTGCTATCCACATCAGGTATCCACATACATCACAGTGCCTCCATCTCCTCTTACTCACACACTGGTCCAAGGCAATGTTTTAGTGAGCGATGATGTTCTGATGTCTGCCATCTCCGCCTTCACATCCATTGACCAACCCATGGCAGCAATGCAGCCACCTATTCAGGTAAGTTGTTTTCATTCAATTAAGTATAGGGTTGCACAATTCCAGTAActttccctggttttccagaaatcctgtttTGGAGGATTCTGGATTTCCTTGCTTATTGCGTAACTTGGATGGGAAGCTTTCTGGAATTGTTAATGGAACTTTGCATCCCGAATTAAGATATTCTTCTCAATAAGTATATTCCTTTTATCCTTTATTCACTGCGTATGGTGTTTACCTTTCCTTCTCAGAGTAACCTGAGTATGCACACAGGTGCATCCTACCTCCAGCACCATCAGCagtcctcccactctctcccacccGGACAGTCTCAGCCTCTGTCCTCTCAGGTGCCACCCAGTATCAGCAACTCAGTGGTCCAGGTCTACAGCACAATGCCTCAAATGTCTGGGAGTGGTAGTGCAGAGATTCACACCTTGGGCTTGCAGCTGTTCCAATCTGTACAGGTGAGCTTGAGGAATGAGAATGAGGAGGATGACAGACTTGTACTCTGCAGTCTTTGGGCAACTTCCTAAAGAGTTTGGCTCAGTAGGTCACTAACACTATACATTTTTTCTGCCCACAGGTCCCGAGTCAGTGTGTGGAGAGCCAGTCATTCAACACTCCTCCAATATACAGCCCTGGGAAGCAAGGCACCAAGACCAAAACATGCAGCATCACTGCAAACCTAACTGGGCTTGAGGAGTTTGAAAAAGTGATCATTCCTAAACGACCCAAAAATGGAAAGAAAGGCCAGGATGGAGCAGTGGGTATGATTTTGAAAACAAAtgtcaatatacagtacatattggTCTGACTCtaacaaatatatttttacattgttttcTCATCATTggcaaaataaaataatgttgTCCATTGTTCATATCCATTGGCTCTTCAGCAGAACAAATTAAAGGAAAGTCACAGAAGCTGAAGTGCAATTTCTGTGACAAAGTCTTCTCCAAAAACTTTGATCTCCAGCAACATATCAGAAGGTGAGCTTAACAAACCAAATGTACCATTCAGCCCAAACAGAAAAGCAATATCCATATGCGTTGAATGCGTTGACATCTTCGATGTTTCGACAGtcatacaggggagaagcctttccAGTGCATCGTATGCGGTCGGGCCTTTGCCCAGAAGTCTAATGTGAAGAagcacatgcagacacacaaagtGTGGCCCTCGGGCGTGGCCAGTACAGTGTCCAGACTGCCCATCACAGTTAAGGTGGTCCCACTGTGTGCAGAGGAGGTCATGGAGGAACAGCagcatgaggaggaggaggagcagccaGGTAATCATCTCACTGTGGAATCTTTTTCTCTATAGGCCATTTTGTTGATGACAGTGGTAATAATATCCAAAATCAATTATGTCATAATGAATGTATTATTAAGGGCCCAAATATGTTTTATAAATGTAGATTTTGTGTTCCGAAGCCCCAGGTAAgcatgaggagagagactgtgacTCCCAGACTGATGTAGACAGCCTGGGTGATGGTGACGGCAAGCACAATGGCCAGCAGGCTCAGACCAAGCAGATAATCCTGATCGACAGCTCTTACCAGTGCCAGTTCTGTGCTGGCAAGTTCAGCACCTACTTCCAGCTCAAATCTCACATGACCCAGCACAAAGGAGAGCAGGTGAGTCCACATGGCCAGAGGGAAGGATCTACCCAGAACAATAATGAAGCACAAGCATTATTAAGCACAGGGGGCAATCTGTGTTCATATTATTTGGGAAAACTTTTTTGTTCTCCTTTGAACAGGTATTCAAATAGAAATGTTATTCTGTCAGATGTCTTCCTTGAGCTCTGTCCTCACCACTCATCCTTCTAATGTTCCTTCCTGCTGTATTTCAGGTATATAAGTGTGTGGTGAAGACCTGTTCCCAGACGTTCCAGAAGCTGGATCTGTTCCTGGAGCACACCCGGATGCACCAGGAGCAGCTCACCTACCGTTGCCACCTGTGTAGTAAGGTGTTCCCCTCGCTGTTTGAGCTGGGGGTGCACCAGTACTCCCACTGCTTCTGTCCCCAGCAGAACCCACGCAAGGAGACCACTTTCTATAGGTTAGCGTCATGAACTCCAGTCTCCTAATTAGGTCATACTAATGCTTACAAAGTTCAGTCAGTTGCTTTCTTTTCAGTGTGATCACAGCTTCTCTCTGTGTTTTTATATGGCCCCATGGTTACGGGTTTCACCAGTATTTCTGTCACACTCAGGTGCATGAAATGCCAAAGCCGGTACTCCACGCAAGAGGCCTTGGAGCAGCATTTGTTAACCGCCTCCCATAACTTCCCCTGCCCACATTGCCAAAAGGTATGCTCTAGAAAAAATGGATGTCACTCGCTGCTATGTTAGAATTAAGTCACTCTAAATAATGCATTTATTTTTAACAGGTTTTTCCTTGTGAGAGGTATTTCCGGCGGCACCTGCCCACACATGGTATTGGAGGAAGGTTCAAATGTCAGATATGTACAAAGTTCTTCAAAACAGAGCACTACCTCAAACTGCACACTCGTATCCACTCAGGTGAGGCATGCAGACACATCACCCTATGGTGCAAATAACTTTCATTCGATTCTCTCTGCTGTGCTTATGGCAACACTGTCATTTCATTGCAGGAGAAAAGCCATACCAATGTTCTGTTTGTGAGGCCATGTTCAACAGGAAGGACAAGGTGAAGAGGCACATGCTCATTCATGAGCCCTTTAAGAAATACAAATGTCCATTTAGGTAAGTGAGGTGTCTATTTTTCTAACAGAACATATGTGAGCCTATTTGGAAACCTGAGCCACAAAAGATTCCAATAAAAACCTGGGGATACGTCAATGTAACAGAAAGTTGTGTTTTTATTGGTGTATTCAAAGCATTGTTTTGTGCTTTCAGGACACATGTTGGCTGCATTAAAGAGTTTAACAGACCAGACAAGCTGAAGGCACACATACTGTCTCATTCTGGTGAGTATTTCCTGTCTATTGTAGTAAATGATTAATATACCAGTCACAACTGTAAACATAATTTACCTTGTTGCAGCTCTTGACGGCCATTTAAAGTGATGATTCAAAACCCTTTAGAGCCATACTTTTGTTTCTGTTGTCTCAAGGTATCAAGCCCTATAAATGTGGGTACTGCCAGAAAGCTTTCAGCAGAAGAGCCCACATGCTTGAGCACCAACGCTCCCACACAAACAACTATCGTTTCCGATGTGCCACCTGCAAAAAGGGCTTCACCCGACAGAAGTATTACAGAGATCACAAGTGCCCCATGGCAGGGGCTGCGGTGGAGAAGGACAGGGCGGAGAAAAGAGTGACGAGGCAGGGACACGGAAAAGAGGGGTCAAAGGGGAATGAGGAGTCAGATATGgaacagagcaggggagaggtggATGAAAAGGAGGGCGACGATGAAGAGGAGAGGCTCGAGGACCCTCAGGCAGTCAGTTGTCCCAGTTGAGGATCTGTCGGCTGGAGGAGAGGCAGAGCTAGAGGAACACTTTGGAGACTGCTGAGTGAGACTGGCTGATTACAGCAGAGCACCCATGTTCATAGAGACAGTGGATTGAGGCCTGAGTttgctaaacagactggtacctaGGCTAACATTCCACACCTTGTCTCCTTGTCAAATGCCAAAGTTTTGCATGGCAGGAGTAgaatgatagctaaacagactggtgtCAAGATAAGGCCTGAGTTATTCAAGCAGAATCTTGAAAGATTGTCCTGAGACTACCTTTGCATATGGAAGGGATTTGAATCTCACTATATCCCTCCAATTATATTGAAGGGGGTTTATTTGTTTTACATTAAAACATTAGCACTTTGTCTTTAATTGATGATTGTTATTCAGAACAGTGAtttagtgtcttcagaaagtatacacaccccttgactttttccatattgtGTTATAGCTTGAGTTTAAAATGGTCAAAATGGAGAATTTTTtttgactggcctacacacaataccatgttgtcaaagtggaatatttttaattaaaatatttaaatgaaaagctaaaatgtctttagtcaagtattcaacccctttgtatggcaagcctaaataagttcaggagtaaaaatgtgctcaaGTCAAGTTCCATAGACTCACTCtgtgcaataagtgtttaacatgagGTTGTCATACAAAAAAatctctttaccccacacatagataattgtaaggtcgagcagtgaatttcaatcacagattgaaccacaaagaccagggaggtttgcCAATGCTGAGCaaagaatggcacctattggtagatgggtaaaaaaatgacattcaatatccctttgagcacggagaacttaattacactttggatggagtATCAATCCACCCAGTCACTACAgtgatacaggcgtccttcctaactctgcCGGAGAAgatggaaactgctcagggatttcaccaagaggccaatggtgacttaaaatggagtttaatggctgtgataaaaCTGGGAATGGATCAACgttgttactccacaatactaacctaattgatagtgaaaaggaagcctgtacagaatacaaatattacaaaacatgaaTGCTtcctgcaacaaggcactaaagtaatactgcataaAAATTGTCTGAATAATTCATTGAATATAAAGTGGTATGTTTGGGGTAAATCAAATAAAACAGTATCACTCAGCTGCATGTTGTGTTTGCTTGTAATAGTTAAGGACTGGTGAGTTTCAGGATTAAAAAGACAATGGAGCTTAGCACTGGCAAAATCCAAGGAAAACtgggttcagtctgctttccaagacactggaagatgaattcacctttcagcaggataacctaacacacaaggccaaatctacacttgaGTTTCTTAGCCACtcaacattcactgtcttcttggtgagTTACAATTGACTTAAATCAACTTGAAAATATAATGGCAAGACCTGGAAATGTTTGTAtagcaatgatcaataaccaattTGACACAGCTTGAAGTatgttgaaaagaataatgggcaaacgCTGCACAATCATGTTAAAAGCTCTTAatgacttacccagaaagactccactgtaatcactgctaaaggtgcttctacaaagtaatgactcagtggtctgaatacttaggtcattttgatttttttgtatttaattttttttaaatctataaaaacatgtttttactttgtcatggggtattgtatgtagatgcgtaagaaaaacatttgacccattttgaattcaggctgtaacacaacatgtggtaaagtcaaggggtataaatactttctgaaggcactgcatctcatccATGGGCAGATGTCTTTTTTCACCTGCCGCATGTACAGTAAAACTATCGTGCAGATTTCTGACTTCCTTTGGAGGCACCAATTCTATTTTTGTATGTAACATTCTATGAATGAATCTTGAGGCATGCACTCTATAATACACTGCATTTAGCTAAAATGAAACTATTAAAAATGGATAGCCATGATTTGAAGCCTTTCAGATTGTTTAGATTTCTTCACTGACGTCACTACCACAGTAACACCACAAAAGGAAAAACACTAAACCCATAGAATTaaattgatatttttttatatatattttttttacacaaatTCATAATGTACATAAATCAAAACAGGGAAAAATAAAATCTTTCAAAATGGCGTTTCACAACACACCCCTTATTACTAAACACTTTATTTTACAAAATGAAATTAATTTGTTATTAACACAATTTACAACATGGTTTCATATACAGGGAGAGCAGTTTAAGTTGCATTAAGGATACATCTGGAGACAAAAATAGGAGCCAACTTTTTATTTGCAATGCACCATAAATCATTATTTACACATTAACTACCCTaggatttccattcaaaatcaacCTAgaaaatcaactaaatgtattctCACCGACGTTCCCATGCCTTTGCCACGGCCAGAAAACCATCTCCCATTAATATAAAATGGATAAATCAGTTTGTTAAAA contains:
- the LOC135504299 gene encoding zinc finger protein 341-like isoform X3 codes for the protein MAREVSLTQTTRTSQAHLPFRQWREQCQSNAPSLSTVSLASSNAYTPVPSISSVPQTPNRQVSTYITVPPSPLTHTLVQGNVLVSDDVLMSAISAFTSIDQPMAAMQPPIQSNLSMHTGASYLQHHQQSSHSLPPGQSQPLSSQVPPSISNSVVQVYSTMPQMSGSGSAEIHTLGLQLFQSVQVPSQCVESQSFNTPPIYSPGKQGTKTKTCSITANLTGLEEFEKVIIPKRPKNGKKGQDGAVAEQIKGKSQKLKCNFCDKVFSKNFDLQQHIRSHTGEKPFQCIVCGRAFAQKSNVKKHMQTHKVWPSGVASTVSRLPITVKVVPLCAEEVMEEQQHEEEEEQPAPGKHEERDCDSQTDVDSLGDGDGKHNGQQAQTKQIILIDSSYQCQFCAGKFSTYFQLKSHMTQHKGEQVYKCVVKTCSQTFQKLDLFLEHTRMHQEQLTYRCHLCSKVFPSLFELGVHQYSHCFCPQQNPRKETTFYRCMKCQSRYSTQEALEQHLLTASHNFPCPHCQKVFPCERYFRRHLPTHGIGGRFKCQICTKFFKTEHYLKLHTRIHSGEKPYQCSVCEAMFNRKDKVKRHMLIHEPFKKYKCPFRTHVGCIKEFNRPDKLKAHILSHSGIKPYKCGYCQKAFSRRAHMLEHQRSHTNNYRFRCATCKKGFTRQKYYRDHKCPMAGAAVEKDRAEKRVTRQGHGKEGSKGNEESDMEQSRGEVDEKEGDDEEERLEDPQAVSCPS
- the LOC135504299 gene encoding zinc finger protein 341-like isoform X2, whose product is MAQAIFEVLEGMDNQTVLAVQSLLDGQGGVPDPNNQNISGSSAIQAMDDEDVFLCGKCKKQFNSLPAFMTHKREQCQSNAPSLSTVSLASSNAYTPVPSISSVPQTPNRQVSTYITVPPSPLTHTLVQGNVLVSDDVLMSAISAFTSIDQPMAAMQPPIQSNLSMHTGASYLQHHQQSSHSLPPGQSQPLSSQVPPSISNSVVQVYSTMPQMSGSGSAEIHTLGLQLFQSVQVPSQCVESQSFNTPPIYSPGKQGTKTKTCSITANLTGLEEFEKVIIPKRPKNGKKGQDGAVEQIKGKSQKLKCNFCDKVFSKNFDLQQHIRSHTGEKPFQCIVCGRAFAQKSNVKKHMQTHKVWPSGVASTVSRLPITVKVVPLCAEEVMEEQQHEEEEEQPAPGKHEERDCDSQTDVDSLGDGDGKHNGQQAQTKQIILIDSSYQCQFCAGKFSTYFQLKSHMTQHKGEQVYKCVVKTCSQTFQKLDLFLEHTRMHQEQLTYRCHLCSKVFPSLFELGVHQYSHCFCPQQNPRKETTFYRCMKCQSRYSTQEALEQHLLTASHNFPCPHCQKVFPCERYFRRHLPTHGIGGRFKCQICTKFFKTEHYLKLHTRIHSGEKPYQCSVCEAMFNRKDKVKRHMLIHEPFKKYKCPFRTHVGCIKEFNRPDKLKAHILSHSGIKPYKCGYCQKAFSRRAHMLEHQRSHTNNYRFRCATCKKGFTRQKYYRDHKCPMAGAAVEKDRAEKRVTRQGHGKEGSKGNEESDMEQSRGEVDEKEGDDEEERLEDPQAVSCPS
- the LOC135504299 gene encoding zinc finger protein 341-like isoform X1; its protein translation is MAQAIFEVLEGMDNQTVLAVQSLLDGQGGVPDPNNQNISGSSAIQAMDDEDVFLCGKCKKQFNSLPAFMTHKREQCQSNAPSLSTVSLASSNAYTPVPSISSVPQTPNRQVSTYITVPPSPLTHTLVQGNVLVSDDVLMSAISAFTSIDQPMAAMQPPIQSNLSMHTGASYLQHHQQSSHSLPPGQSQPLSSQVPPSISNSVVQVYSTMPQMSGSGSAEIHTLGLQLFQSVQVPSQCVESQSFNTPPIYSPGKQGTKTKTCSITANLTGLEEFEKVIIPKRPKNGKKGQDGAVAEQIKGKSQKLKCNFCDKVFSKNFDLQQHIRSHTGEKPFQCIVCGRAFAQKSNVKKHMQTHKVWPSGVASTVSRLPITVKVVPLCAEEVMEEQQHEEEEEQPAPGKHEERDCDSQTDVDSLGDGDGKHNGQQAQTKQIILIDSSYQCQFCAGKFSTYFQLKSHMTQHKGEQVYKCVVKTCSQTFQKLDLFLEHTRMHQEQLTYRCHLCSKVFPSLFELGVHQYSHCFCPQQNPRKETTFYRCMKCQSRYSTQEALEQHLLTASHNFPCPHCQKVFPCERYFRRHLPTHGIGGRFKCQICTKFFKTEHYLKLHTRIHSGEKPYQCSVCEAMFNRKDKVKRHMLIHEPFKKYKCPFRTHVGCIKEFNRPDKLKAHILSHSGIKPYKCGYCQKAFSRRAHMLEHQRSHTNNYRFRCATCKKGFTRQKYYRDHKCPMAGAAVEKDRAEKRVTRQGHGKEGSKGNEESDMEQSRGEVDEKEGDDEEERLEDPQAVSCPS